In the genome of Bombus affinis isolate iyBomAffi1 chromosome 7, iyBomAffi1.2, whole genome shotgun sequence, one region contains:
- the LOC126918493 gene encoding uncharacterized protein LOC126918493 isoform X2: MAGVLTNCGVSRNDCLVSLLVIGPAELCHKVSEGLRESAKERKWRIVVHQCELVAKIIESSLSLGIDFIIFVFDWRTTQSLSEVETNISLIDEHYIISGAVCLVNCRGISNIMGLTSHKSAKIREKYNIRFLSANVFKPQICVQLSNRILNLVEAILGITSGIPTTGLLI; this comes from the exons ATGGCGGGGGTACTCACTAATTGTGGTGTATCCCGAAATGATTGTCTAGTTTCTCTTTTG GTTATAGGGCCAGCAGAATTATGTCACAAAGTTTCTGAAGGATTACGTGAAAGTGCGAAAGAAAGGAAGTGGCGTATTGTCGTACATCAGTGTGAACTTGTTGCTAAAATCATAGAATCGAGCTTAAGTCTTGGTATAGACttcattatttttgtttttgacTGGAGAACTACTCAATCTTTATCCGAA GTAGAAACAAATATAAGTCTCATAGATGAACATTATATCATTTCTGGAGCTGTATGCCTTGTAAATTGTAGAggaatttcaaatattatgGGATTGACTTCCCACAAATCAGCAAAAATACGAGAGAAATACAATATTCGATTTTTATCTGCTAATGTTTTT AAACCACAAATTTGTGTTCAATTAAGTAATAGAATACTGAATTTAGTGGAAGCTATATTGGGCATAACAAGTGGAATTCCTACTACTGGTCTAttgatataa
- the LOC126918493 gene encoding uncharacterized protein LOC126918493 isoform X1, translated as MYFSRVERERNLRREFSWQQWRQAVIGPAELCHKVSEGLRESAKERKWRIVVHQCELVAKIIESSLSLGIDFIIFVFDWRTTQSLSEVETNISLIDEHYIISGAVCLVNCRGISNIMGLTSHKSAKIREKYNIRFLSANVFKPQICVQLSNRILNLVEAILGITSGIPTTGLLI; from the exons ATGTATTTCTCGAGAGTCGAAAGGGAAAGGAATTTGAGGAGAGAATTCTCCTGGCAACAGTGGCGGCAAGCG GTTATAGGGCCAGCAGAATTATGTCACAAAGTTTCTGAAGGATTACGTGAAAGTGCGAAAGAAAGGAAGTGGCGTATTGTCGTACATCAGTGTGAACTTGTTGCTAAAATCATAGAATCGAGCTTAAGTCTTGGTATAGACttcattatttttgtttttgacTGGAGAACTACTCAATCTTTATCCGAA GTAGAAACAAATATAAGTCTCATAGATGAACATTATATCATTTCTGGAGCTGTATGCCTTGTAAATTGTAGAggaatttcaaatattatgGGATTGACTTCCCACAAATCAGCAAAAATACGAGAGAAATACAATATTCGATTTTTATCTGCTAATGTTTTT AAACCACAAATTTGTGTTCAATTAAGTAATAGAATACTGAATTTAGTGGAAGCTATATTGGGCATAACAAGTGGAATTCCTACTACTGGTCTAttgatataa